Genomic DNA from Lactuca sativa cultivar Salinas chromosome 8, Lsat_Salinas_v11, whole genome shotgun sequence:
ggaagttggccaaggatgtttacatggttcagccaaagggttttgtcgatccaaagcatccgaatagagtgtgtaagcttgagaagtccatttatggacgtaagcaagcatctcgcagatggaatctttgcttcgatgagaaagtcaaagagtttggatttgtacgaagcgaagatgaatcgtgtgtatatgtcaaagctagtgggagcatagttagctttctcgttttgtatgtcgatgacatactactcataggaaacgacgtaccgactctgcaggaagttaagtcttggctcgggaagtgcttcgctatgaaggacctcggagaggcttcctatattttgggaataaggatagtaggagagagaagtaagagactaataggacttagtcagaacacttacttagataaggtactaaaacgctttagtatggaaaactcgaagaagggagaactaccgatacaaagtaatgtcaagttgagtaagactcaaagtccgagtaccgaagctgaaatagcagaaatgagctgagtaccatacgcttccgcagttggctcaatcatgtatgctatgacttgtactcgccccgatgtagcctttgctttgagcatggttagcagatatcaaaggaatcctggcagagcacattggattgcggtgaagaatatccttaagtaccttcggaggacgaaggaatggtttttagtcctcggagggagtgatgacttgaaggtgcgagggtatagtgacgccaactttcataccgacagggacaactaccgttcacagtcgggttgggtctttaccctgaatggaggagcagtgacctggaaaagttccaagaaggaaaccgtagctgattcaacgtgagaatcagagtatattgcagcgagcgaagcgtcgaaggaggcgatatggttgaagaacttcatcggtgatcttggagttgtacctgccataaaggagcccatggagattttatgtgataatgaaggagcggttgccttgaccaaggaaccgagagatcatggtagatctcgacacatcgacagaaaatatcactttattagacatcgtgtagaagaagtacaactcgtagtgaagaggatatcatcagaagataacccagcagatccgcttacgaagggactgagtagggttaagcacttgcagcatgctaggagtattgggctgaaggatgatattagcatagattagatagtagtagaaacgtgtaatagataaatgtaattaacatttgatgattaaataaaagagtattatttatgagtaatgttactgtcttatgttgattgtttaactattgtttcattttgcatgttttgacttccagaataatttagtttattaagaataatcgaattgttcaaattgtccacaatcgttcatatgttggaagtagatatgaataaagattgtcatgaattggtgtgtagattgtctaaatggtattagacatagcaaaagtttgctgcaatgttcatgagtgcttatgaactagttttgagcattggaacaaatccgcgcttgctggaatcaccttatggaatatgatgaaaaagggtgatcgcaagacgataatatcatatagtcttaaaacctagatatatggtttgttatttgttaattgattgtacattgataatgtgaaaccgcatcagtaacttgatgttataaaacgcattgttgtgtataattgattaatgaataagtaaatgcatataagtcgaagtttatctgttacttttatcccaaggaggtaaaagcgatatctcggccgcttgatgatttgatttgacttatgtgccgggcccggtcagaactgaattgatgtgttcggttAAGTTCtgtgtcaaataaatcggagatcgagaaaccaaatgctagacaaattagttccatataaatgtcagcatgatatctaaacagaggactgtacgatcccttatctaaaggacaagattgattagatcagagtttgacagtatCCTtgggagctacgattgctaatcggaatatacttgtatatatagttactagacttatccaagtgggagactgttggaatagtgtctaaggctgcaactatattaggcaagtatatgatccggttgtgcatggtccttttgggttgccttcaccatagcaacttgacaggatgatttataatgagagaaggaatattattaaggaataataatactgttatttgattaatataagtcataaattaattaggaattaatttggtgacttaaagagattaattaaataaaggggtataaactgtcaattgtttgatagttgcactttgggctatatatcctttaaAGATAaagggtggacgatttctagggctatgGATAGCCATAaaattgtccaaggcttatcatggaaaggatttggattgcttagggcctaagttatccaattagggtttaagggtgaaaccctaggagccttactagtataaatagaccccatgggttaaggaaatcggcacttgtgctttaaAAAGAAACCCTGAccgatttctattccctctcctctctcctaaatcatcttcttgctagttggtgtttgtaagccattagaggagtgacaattgtgactctaaagcctcaaggacaacaagatcaagcaagtgattcaaggtaagcttctaatctctgatttcatattgttattattgtatattagccattagaagtcttggattcaatgtatgttcaattagagaaacctagatccaagcattagggttgcatgtgcacatagggatgttcatatggTTAAAACCCATCACAAATATGTAAGTGACCGGCGTTGGGTTCTTATCCGACTCTACATCTTCAACCAGTTCTCTAATTATAAGAGCAAATATCCCACAAAAGCGAAAGAAATACGCTGAATTTTTTAAGAAAGGGGAGAAGGATGGGTCGGAGGTAAGAGGTGGGGAGTGGAAAGGATTTTGGAagaatgaacaattttttttatttgtttaaaagaaACGAAAACCCTCCACGGAGCATCGACTCCAAATTCAGAGATAAAAAGAATAGAGGGGTGATGTCCAGTGGAGCGCGTAATCAGGAAGAGGCGGAGAAGCGAGGTGGTATAAGAGGATAGACGATGGCGGTGACGAAGCAGATTGCTGGTGGTGGTGAACGATCGCATGTAGGGTGATGGCGGTGAGGTTTAACCGAAAAAAAGAATCGAGAAGCGATGGAGAAAGGAAATAGAGTAACAGAAAAGAAGATAAACATGAAATATAGTCACGCAACAACAACGATGATCATCACGTATACAAAGAAAGGAACTAATTACATAAAACACTCATATAGAAAAACAATCCAAACTGcaacaaaacatatacttaaggGACAATTTATGCCAACCTTAGGTggataactttaatatatatatatatatatatatatatatatatatatatatatatatatatatatatatatatatatatatatatatatatatatattaataacattAACCGAATAAAAATTTGTGAATATATCAATTCTTAACAATAACAAatgattatttatattttttttaaaataaagaattaactatttgtaacacaaaataaCCATATTAAAATACCATTTATTTTGTAAAATCATTTTTTGAGAAATTCTTTTTTCCTTTACATAATGATATCACCATCTTTTATTATCCAAAAAAAACACTTATGCAACAAATTTGTAAAACATATACTATTTGCCAAAGTTGATGGTGCACaaataatgtttattacaatCACATGCAACTCTATCCCACCCCTAAATGTATATAATGTGATGATAACATCAACCGAATAAAAATTAGTGAATACATCAGTTCTTAACaaatgatttatattttttaaaaaaaaaataaagaattaaccattcctatcacaaaATAACCATATTAAAATACCATTTATTTTGTAAATCATTTTTTGAGAAATTCTTTTTTCTTTACATAATGATATCACCATCTTTTATTATCCAAGAAAACACTTATGCAACAATTTTGTAAAACATATACTATTTGCCATATTTGCCAAAGTTGATGGTGCATaaataatgtttattacaatCACATGCAACCCTACCCCACCCCTAAATGTATATAATGTAAGGATAACATGAACCGAATAAAAATCAGTGAACAAATgacttatatttaaaaaaaaaataaagaattaacTATTCCTATCACAAAATAACCATATTAAAATACCATTTATTTTGTAAATCATCTTTTGAgaaattattttttcttttacatAATGATATCACCATCTTTTATTATCCAAAAAAAACACTTATGCAACAATTTTGTAAAACATATACTATTTGCCAAAGTTGATGGTACACaaataatgtttattacaatCACATGCAAACCTACCCCACCCCAAAATGTATATAATGTAACGATGACAAATGTGgaaactaaaaccccaaaaagaaACAAATGTACGCTAATAATTGGAGAGCTTGCACTGTATTTGCAGCAATGGCGCCAGTATCATCGTCTTCGTATTACATCACTCAACATGCCAACCACATCTTCTCTCTCTTCACCCATTCATGGCGGAAAATTCTCCTCCCTTCATCACTTCAGGTCCTCCGACTTTTGATACCGTTTTTTTTTTCTCAGAAATTGTGTGCTTTCTTTCTGTTTGATTTGACTTTGGGCGAAATGTATGCAACTGTTTGCTGAATATTTCTACTAAATTTGCGTACTCATTCACTTCAGATTCGTTGTATTATTTACTTTGCATTTTAGACGTGTTGTTTCAAGATGCGATTTCATTATGATTTTGTTGCTAATTCAGGGTCCCTGTTTGTATTTCATTTAAATTACTTAAATTGAATAGCGTACATCTTCTAGGGTTTTGCGGAGTTTGTATGAATCGCATTCTGGTTTTGAAGTGCAACATGTGAATTGCTTCCGGAATGTAGCTCCTTCGTGTTCAGTGCAATGAATTTAGCTTCCTCAAATCTAGTATTCTTTTCCTTTCTCTTTCTTCAAAGTTGCATCTGATTTTATAAACAGAACCAGTATATAACTAATTGCATTTCCCCAAAAATTTTGCTAAGTTTTTGGATGCAAAGATGAGGTTTTGAAGTTGATTCTTATAACACCTGTTCTTATCTTACTATGATTATGTTAATACTCCAGTAACTTTTAAACTACTACAAATGATCAGTTTAGGCTATTTACTTGGTTTTAGAAGTGATTTGACTCTTACTTATCTCATCTAGATGATGAACACAACACTTATGTTTTGCTTGAGACCAAAGGAGAAGATTGTGTGTTGTACACTAGAGATGGAACAGTGGATTACCTCAACAGCCCAGCTAACAAGTTAAAAACAGGAAACTGGAAAGCATGCTTCTTTGTAGTTGGTACTTACATACATCCactttcatattttcttcatccaTTTATGTTTATATCAAAGAAAATACTACTACTTAAAAAGATTTTGTAACACTTATTGCAGCAACTGCAAGTCTTGAAAGATTGGCGTTTTTTGGGATGAGTTCAAATTTGTTGCTGTATTTTAAGCTTGAACTCAATCAACACAGTGCTACAGCCTCAAGAAatttatcaaattggactggggCTTGCTACATTGCCCCATTATTTGGAGCATTTGTTGCTGATGGTTATATTGGAAAATATTGGACAATTGCAACCTCTTCTATCTTGTATGCCATTGTAAGTCTActtatttaagttttttttttttacgatAAATGTACTTTATAACAGTTCTTCAACAATAGTTTGTATACATCACTTTATACTCAGATTACAACATAATGAAATCACAAATAAGTTAACCactattatattatttaattttagggGATGACATTGTTGACATTATCAGCTACAATGCCTCAACTAATGCCAACATGCTCCAAAACAAACATTTGTGATGCAACAAAAGCTGAAACGATAGTGTGCTTCACAGCGCTTTACTTGGTAGCAGTTGCAAGTGGAGGAATCAAGGCATGTGTGTCGGCTTATGGAGCAGATCAATTTGATGATAATGACAAGGCTGAAAAAAAGCTCAAGAGTTCTTTTTTTAATTGGTATTATCAGATGATGAATATTGGTACCCTTGTTGCTCGTTCTTTGATAGTATGGGTACAAGATAATGTGGGTTGGGATTGGGGGTTTGGGATTCCTACTTTAGCCATGGGAATGGCTGTATTTTGTTTCTTTTCTGGTACTTGGTTTTATAGGAACCATAAACCCAAAGGTAGCCCTTTCACACGTTTCTTCCAAGTAGTTGTTGCttcttttagaaagaaaagaatcaaCATCCCACCGGATTCATCGCTTTTGTACGAGATTCATGATCATGCTAATTCTACAACCAAACTTAATCATACAAGAAATTTCAGGTCGATATCTATTCTCTAAACTCTAATAAAGT
This window encodes:
- the LOC111880350 gene encoding protein NRT1/ PTR FAMILY 8.1 isoform X2, with the translated sequence MAENSPPFITSDDEHNTYVLLETKGEDCVLYTRDGTVDYLNSPANKLKTGNWKACFFVVATASLERLAFFGMSSNLLLYFKLELNQHSATASRNLSNWTGACYIAPLFGAFVADGYIGKYWTIATSSILYAIGMTLLTLSATMPQLMPTCSKTNICDATKAETIVCFTALYLVAVASGGIKACVSAYGADQFDDNDKAEKKLKSSFFNWYYQMMNIGTLVARSLIVWVQDNVGWDWGFGIPTLAMGMAVFCFFSGTWFYRNHKPKGSPFTRFFQVVVASFRKKRINIPPDSSLLYEIHDHANSTTKLNHTRNFRFLDKAAVELPTDHTKGSTNPWTLCTVTQVEELKTVLRLLPIWITGIIFSTIRGQMDNLFVLQGSFMDTQIPNTSFKIPPASLGSTVFNYWVCGSVHTCGTDGVFL
- the LOC111880350 gene encoding protein NRT1/ PTR FAMILY 8.2 isoform X1: MAENSPPFITSDDEHNTYVLLETKGEDCVLYTRDGTVDYLNSPANKLKTGNWKACFFVVATASLERLAFFGMSSNLLLYFKLELNQHSATASRNLSNWTGACYIAPLFGAFVADGYIGKYWTIATSSILYAIGMTLLTLSATMPQLMPTCSKTNICDATKAETIVCFTALYLVAVASGGIKACVSAYGADQFDDNDKAEKKLKSSFFNWYYQMMNIGTLVARSLIVWVQDNVGWDWGFGIPTLAMGMAVFCFFSGTWFYRNHKPKGSPFTRFFQVVVASFRKKRINIPPDSSLLYEIHDHANSTTKLNHTRNFRFLDKAAVELPTDHTKGSTNPWTLCTVTQVEELKTVLRLLPIWITGIIFSTIRGQMDNLFVLQGSFMDTQIPNTSFKIPPASLGTFGTLSVIIWVPLYDQIIVPLARKLTGHPNGLTLLQRIGTGHFISIFSMLTAGILELIRLDIVRRHNYYETKPVPISIFWQVPQFLIIGCAEVFTLVGQMEFFYEEVPDSMRSLGSAMRLMTIALGSYFSSLLVSVVIKVTTEGGGPGWIPDNLNYGELHKFFWLLGGLSVVNLGVFVAVAKWHTSKNSYIVRM